One part of the Truepera radiovictrix DSM 17093 genome encodes these proteins:
- a CDS encoding UbiA family prenyltransferase — MTTSVISGEGFSAPPSAPPSVPLCVDLDGTLIQTDLLLESLLALLKRRSPSPLKLPVWLLGGRAHLKREVTARAELDVTALPYREELVAYLREVRGAGRPLVLATAADQQVAARVAKHLGLFDHVVASDGRVNNAGAEKLRALQSVFPEGAFVYAGDAPLDLAVWRGAAGAVVVGERLAARVARVTPIERVFPVQDRLRELPRALRVHQWVKNLLIGVPLLLAHQLSAPLLLAALLAFVAFGLLASATYVINDLLDLEADRHHPRKRRRPFAAGTLPLKLGVALVPALLASSALVALALPPAFWAVLAGYFVTTLAYSLHLKRVPILDVIVLALLYTLRIIAGTAATGLEVTPWLLAFSTFFFLYLAFVKRLSELHALRRAGDLQAKGRGYSVEDFAGLANLGASSGYVSVLVVALYLSSPQVAELYRAPLVLWLLCPLLLFWISRVWLLAHRGQMHDDPVVFALRDRVSYAVGALALAIGLAATWGWG, encoded by the coding sequence ATGACCACGAGCGTCATCAGCGGCGAGGGCTTTTCGGCCCCCCCTTCTGCGCCGCCATCGGTGCCCCTATGCGTCGATCTCGACGGCACCTTGATCCAAACCGACCTTCTGCTCGAGTCGCTGCTCGCCCTGCTCAAGCGGCGCTCGCCGAGCCCCCTCAAGCTCCCCGTGTGGCTACTTGGGGGTAGGGCGCACCTGAAACGCGAGGTCACGGCGCGCGCCGAGCTCGACGTCACCGCGCTACCCTACCGCGAGGAGCTCGTCGCGTACTTGCGCGAGGTGCGCGGCGCCGGGCGACCCCTCGTCTTAGCGACCGCCGCCGACCAGCAGGTCGCGGCGCGCGTCGCCAAACACCTAGGGCTTTTCGATCACGTCGTCGCCAGCGACGGCCGGGTGAACAACGCCGGCGCGGAAAAGCTGCGCGCGTTGCAGAGCGTTTTTCCAGAGGGCGCATTCGTCTACGCTGGCGACGCCCCCCTCGACCTTGCGGTGTGGCGCGGCGCGGCGGGCGCGGTCGTCGTCGGCGAACGGCTCGCGGCCAGGGTCGCGAGGGTCACGCCTATCGAGCGCGTGTTTCCCGTGCAGGACCGTCTGCGCGAACTGCCGCGCGCGCTCAGGGTGCACCAGTGGGTGAAAAACCTGCTCATCGGGGTGCCGCTGCTGCTCGCTCACCAGCTGAGCGCGCCCCTGCTCCTAGCGGCGCTTTTGGCCTTTGTCGCCTTTGGCCTGCTCGCCTCGGCGACGTACGTGATCAACGACCTTTTGGACCTCGAGGCCGACCGCCACCACCCCCGCAAACGCCGGCGCCCCTTCGCCGCCGGCACGCTCCCCCTCAAGCTGGGCGTCGCACTCGTACCGGCGCTTTTGGCGAGCAGCGCGCTCGTTGCGCTCGCCCTTCCCCCCGCCTTTTGGGCGGTGCTCGCGGGCTACTTTGTCACGACGCTCGCCTACTCGCTCCACCTCAAGCGCGTGCCCATCCTCGACGTCATCGTGCTCGCGCTGCTCTACACCCTGCGCATCATCGCTGGCACCGCAGCCACCGGGCTCGAGGTCACCCCGTGGCTGCTCGCCTTTTCGACCTTTTTCTTTCTCTACCTCGCGTTCGTCAAGCGCCTCTCCGAGCTCCACGCGCTGCGCCGAGCGGGCGACCTCCAAGCCAAGGGGCGCGGCTACAGCGTCGAGGACTTTGCGGGGCTCGCCAACTTGGGCGCCTCGAGCGGTTACGTGTCGGTGCTCGTCGTCGCGCTCTACCTGAGCAGCCCGCAGGTCGCCGAGCTCTACCGCGCACCCCTCGTGCTCTGGCTGCTCTGCCCGCTGCTGCTCTTTTGGATTAGCCGCGTCTGGCTGCTCGCTCACCGCGGGCAGATGCACGACGACCCGGTCGTGTTCGCCCTACGCGACCGCGTGAGCTACGCCGTCGGCGCCCTCGCCCTAGCGATCGGCTTAGCGGCCACCTGGGGGTGGGGATGA
- a CDS encoding FAD-binding oxidoreductase, with protein sequence MSGAESAYTSQYTSWGRYPRAQHRVRRLAWRHDAEAALTPGDGTVLPYAYGRSYGDVCLNDGGTLIDTRALNRLIAFDPQTGVLRAEAGVSLEQVLAFAVPRGFFLPVSPGTRYVSLAGAVANDVHGKNHHRAGTFGRHVRAFELLRSDSASGRAGCTRTRTDSASGRAGCTRTRTDSASGRAGCTRTRTDGARLVCSPEENPELFRATVGGLGLTGLMLWVEIALKPIRSAELEVETIKFANLDEFFELSAESDATHDYTVAWVDCAASGATLGRGLLMRGNEAADGPLTPHTTRRLNVPLEAPNALLNPLSIRAFNALYYHKRRAKVVRTRQHYSSFFYPLDALGGWNKLYGPRGLLQYQCVLPYAGDAGPLKMIFRAVADSGMGSPLAVLKVFGDLPSPGMLSFPRPGVTLALDFPNAGARTLALLARLDDIVRAEGGRLYPAKDARMSGRDFRRFYPQWRAFARFVDPRFSSSFWRRVTQDAAQETGGDGEDV encoded by the coding sequence ATGAGCGGGGCCGAGAGCGCATACACCTCGCAGTACACCTCGTGGGGCCGCTACCCGCGCGCGCAACACCGCGTCCGCCGGCTCGCTTGGCGCCACGACGCCGAGGCCGCGCTGACGCCGGGCGACGGCACCGTGCTGCCCTACGCTTACGGCCGCTCCTACGGCGACGTCTGCTTAAATGACGGGGGCACCCTCATCGACACGCGCGCGCTGAATCGCCTGATCGCTTTTGATCCGCAGACCGGCGTGCTGCGCGCGGAGGCGGGGGTGAGCCTCGAGCAGGTGCTGGCGTTCGCCGTGCCGCGCGGCTTTTTCCTGCCGGTCAGCCCCGGCACCCGCTACGTCTCGCTCGCGGGCGCGGTCGCAAACGACGTCCACGGCAAAAACCATCACCGCGCGGGCACCTTCGGGCGGCACGTGCGCGCCTTTGAGCTCCTGCGCTCGGACAGCGCCTCTGGACGCGCGGGCTGCACCCGCACCCGAACGGACAGCGCCTCTGGACGCGCGGGCTGCACCCGCACCCGGACGGACAGCGCCTCTGGGCGCGCGGGCTGCACCCGCACCCGGACGGACGGCGCACGCCTGGTGTGCTCCCCCGAGGAGAACCCCGAGCTCTTTCGCGCGACGGTGGGCGGGCTCGGCCTAACGGGGCTCATGCTCTGGGTCGAGATCGCCCTCAAACCCATCCGCAGCGCCGAACTCGAGGTCGAGACCATCAAGTTCGCCAACCTCGACGAGTTTTTCGAGCTTTCCGCCGAATCCGACGCCACCCACGACTACACCGTCGCCTGGGTCGACTGCGCCGCGAGCGGGGCGACGCTGGGGCGCGGCCTCCTGATGCGCGGCAACGAGGCGGCCGACGGCCCCCTGACGCCGCACACCACAAGGCGCCTGAACGTCCCCCTGGAGGCGCCGAACGCGCTCTTAAACCCCCTCTCTATCCGCGCCTTTAACGCGCTCTACTACCACAAGAGGCGCGCCAAGGTGGTGCGCACGCGCCAACACTACTCGAGCTTTTTCTACCCGCTCGACGCCCTCGGGGGGTGGAACAAGCTCTACGGCCCGCGCGGGTTGTTGCAGTACCAGTGCGTCCTCCCCTACGCGGGTGACGCAGGGCCTCTCAAAATGATCTTCCGCGCGGTCGCCGACTCGGGGATGGGGTCACCTCTGGCCGTGCTCAAGGTGTTCGGCGACCTGCCCTCGCCCGGGATGCTCTCGTTCCCGCGCCCGGGGGTCACCTTGGCGCTCGACTTTCCCAACGCGGGCGCGCGCACGCTGGCGCTGCTGGCGCGCCTCGACGACATCGTCCGCGCGGAGGGGGGGCGGCTCTACCCCGCGAAAGACGCCCGCATGTCGGGGCGCGACTTTCGGCGCTTCTACCCGCAGTGGCGCGCGTTCGCGCGGTTCGTCGACCCGCGCTTCTCCTCGAGCTTCTGGCGGCGGGTCACGCAAGACGCCGCTCAGGAGACGGGTGGGGACGGGGAGGACGTGTGA
- a CDS encoding SDR family oxidoreductase yields the protein MRRTLILGATSAIAAATARLLTERGDALYLVARDAAKLGAVAQDLRARGAAVQSAVADLTDTKRHEALLAAAADALGGLDVVLIAYGTLADQAACEADYRVAERELRTNLLSVVSLLTHLANRMEAQRSGTIAVISSVAGDRGRASNYVYGSAKGALSLFAQGLRNRLHPSGVRVVTIKPGLVDTPMTAHLKKNPLFASPEAVAKGVVRALDGGPEVVYLPAFWHLVMLGIRALPEGLFKRLRL from the coding sequence GTGAGACGCACGCTCATCCTCGGCGCAACCTCGGCGATTGCCGCGGCGACCGCGCGGCTCCTGACCGAGCGCGGCGACGCGCTCTACCTCGTTGCGCGCGACGCGGCCAAACTGGGGGCGGTGGCGCAGGACCTGCGCGCGCGCGGCGCGGCGGTGCAGAGCGCGGTCGCCGACCTCACCGACACCAAGCGGCACGAGGCGCTCTTAGCGGCCGCCGCGGACGCCTTGGGCGGGCTTGACGTGGTGCTCATCGCCTACGGCACGCTCGCCGACCAGGCGGCCTGCGAGGCCGACTACCGCGTCGCCGAGCGGGAGCTGCGGACGAACCTGCTTAGCGTGGTGTCGCTTCTGACGCACCTCGCCAACCGTATGGAGGCGCAGCGGAGCGGGACGATCGCGGTGATCTCGTCCGTCGCCGGCGACCGCGGCCGCGCGAGCAACTACGTCTACGGCAGTGCCAAGGGCGCGCTGAGCCTCTTTGCGCAGGGGCTCAGAAACCGCCTCCACCCCTCGGGCGTGCGCGTCGTCACGATCAAACCGGGTTTGGTCGACACGCCGATGACCGCCCACCTCAAGAAAAACCCTCTTTTTGCCTCCCCCGAAGCCGTCGCCAAGGGCGTCGTCCGGGCGCTCGATGGCGGCCCCGAGGTCGTCTACCTGCCCGCCTTCTGGCACTTGGTGATGCTCGGGATCCGCGCCCTGCCGGAGGGGCTCTTTAAACGGCTAAGGCTCTGA
- a CDS encoding lysylphosphatidylglycerol synthase transmembrane domain-containing protein: MDAPRPRPPRLRALLWTALAAMLGYAALTLWSGAAETAAAMRRLGLSGALLALLLALANYALRFGRWQLYLAHLGAPVALRPSLRAYLASFTFTATPGKVGEAVRAIYLKPHGVPYAASLSALFVERLIDLAAMLLLAALGVLHFGRYAPLVALPLGAVLGIVLLFRSTRFRRWARAQRVLARAEGVLSALEATAALSRGRPLVVGALLSLVGWGLEALALHVILLALGFELPLTASLGIYGLAVAVGALSFLPGGLGGMEATMILLLSLSGVGVADAGAVTLLLRFATLWFAVLIGAPFAVGFGRVGAQVGG, from the coding sequence ATGGACGCACCGCGACCACGCCCCCCGCGCCTGCGGGCGCTTCTCTGGACCGCTCTGGCGGCCATGCTCGGTTACGCGGCGCTCACCCTCTGGAGCGGCGCGGCGGAGACGGCGGCGGCCATGCGCCGCTTGGGCCTTAGCGGCGCTCTGCTCGCGCTGCTTTTGGCCCTCGCCAACTACGCGCTGCGCTTCGGGCGCTGGCAGCTCTACCTAGCGCACCTCGGCGCCCCCGTCGCGCTGCGCCCGAGCCTGCGCGCCTATCTGGCGAGCTTTACCTTTACCGCTACGCCGGGCAAGGTCGGCGAGGCGGTGCGCGCCATCTACCTCAAACCGCACGGCGTCCCCTACGCCGCGAGCCTCTCGGCGCTCTTTGTCGAGCGGCTCATCGACCTCGCGGCGATGCTCCTGTTGGCCGCTCTGGGCGTACTCCACTTTGGGCGTTACGCGCCCCTGGTGGCGCTACCCTTGGGCGCGGTGCTGGGGATCGTGCTGCTCTTTAGGAGCACCCGCTTTCGGCGGTGGGCGCGCGCGCAGCGCGTCTTGGCGCGCGCCGAAGGGGTGCTGAGCGCCCTCGAGGCCACCGCAGCGCTCAGCAGGGGGCGGCCTTTGGTCGTAGGCGCCCTTTTAAGCCTCGTCGGGTGGGGGCTCGAGGCGCTCGCGTTGCACGTCATCCTCCTCGCGTTGGGGTTCGAGCTCCCCCTCACCGCGAGCCTCGGCATCTACGGTCTCGCCGTCGCCGTCGGGGCGCTCTCCTTTTTGCCCGGCGGTTTGGGTGGGATGGAGGCGACCATGATCCTGCTGCTCTCCCTAAGCGGCGTCGGCGTCGCCGACGCCGGTGCGGTCACCCTCTTGCTGCGGTTTGCCACGCTCTGGTTCGCCGTCCTTATAGGCGCGCCCTTTGCTGTCGGCTTTGGGCGCGTCGGTGCGCAGGTAGGTGGATGA
- a CDS encoding glycosyltransferase family 117 protein — translation MRRPPRVLPAPRSPGCSRLPLLSALLALLLGWGYLATLLPGIGYSGDAIKFQYLGRVLGIPHAPGYPLYMVLNHLFVTLVPVGTLAYRANLLTALCAIGACLVLFKLLELLGVGRFVAFVMALTFGFSQTYWSQAIIAEVYALLVLFMVAVSFFLVRWHLRRRDRDFYLATALYALSFGHHLLAITLLPAFVYLVVVTDRSVFVQPKKVLWVLAVITLGAAQYLYLFWRLADPQTPYIEGFTGENVFHFVTGGPFKPYMFAFTPAQLVQNRLPLFLSFMRTDMPVLGLGVVGATFVRRALRPVRVFLLLYFLSNALYAVNYDIPDIEGYFLPNDLVLAIFAALALGRVTRGVRGRGARGTNRTKRCGAWRLGVLLLLPLTLYVTNYHAVDLSGHRWLQRDTEAALAAIGEDALIIAPDYARGQALLYYLIGYGWGETRNLHATNIGWVWGRLRSYLEDGAPLPTLGRRGPQAGLALYAFPCQRGLFEAAGLMVTRPADHLPALCRLEAAF, via the coding sequence ATGAGGCGCCCCCCCCGCGTCCTCCCCGCCCCGCGCTCACCGGGCTGCTCGCGCCTCCCCCTGCTGTCCGCGCTGCTCGCCCTCCTCCTCGGTTGGGGCTACCTCGCGACGCTACTACCCGGTATCGGCTACTCGGGTGACGCCATCAAGTTTCAGTACCTCGGTCGCGTCCTGGGTATTCCGCACGCACCCGGGTACCCGCTCTACATGGTCTTGAATCACCTTTTCGTCACCCTGGTCCCGGTCGGCACGCTGGCTTACAGGGCGAACCTGCTCACCGCGCTCTGCGCCATCGGCGCCTGTCTGGTGCTCTTTAAGCTGCTCGAGCTCCTCGGCGTGGGGCGCTTCGTCGCCTTTGTCATGGCGCTCACCTTCGGGTTCAGCCAGACCTACTGGTCACAGGCGATCATCGCCGAGGTCTACGCGCTCCTGGTGCTCTTTATGGTTGCGGTGAGCTTTTTTCTGGTGCGCTGGCACCTAAGGCGTCGCGACCGCGACTTCTACCTCGCCACCGCTCTTTACGCGCTGTCGTTCGGCCACCACCTGCTCGCGATCACGCTGCTGCCAGCTTTTGTCTACCTGGTCGTGGTCACCGACCGCAGCGTCTTCGTCCAACCCAAAAAGGTGCTCTGGGTGCTCGCGGTCATCACCCTGGGCGCCGCGCAGTACCTCTACCTCTTCTGGCGCCTCGCTGACCCGCAGACCCCCTACATCGAGGGGTTTACCGGGGAGAACGTCTTTCACTTCGTCACCGGCGGCCCCTTTAAACCCTACATGTTCGCCTTTACGCCCGCGCAACTTGTGCAGAACCGTCTGCCGCTCTTTTTGAGCTTTATGCGCACCGACATGCCCGTACTCGGCCTCGGGGTCGTCGGCGCAACCTTCGTGCGGCGCGCGCTGCGGCCGGTGCGGGTCTTTTTGCTCCTCTACTTTCTGAGCAACGCGCTCTACGCGGTCAACTACGACATCCCCGACATCGAGGGTTACTTTTTGCCCAACGACCTCGTGCTGGCAATTTTCGCCGCCCTCGCCCTCGGACGCGTGACGCGCGGGGTGCGAGGTAGGGGGGCGCGCGGGACGAACAGGACGAAACGGTGCGGCGCGTGGCGGTTGGGCGTTCTGCTGCTCCTACCCCTTACCCTCTACGTCACCAACTACCACGCCGTCGACCTTAGCGGCCACAGGTGGTTACAACGCGACACCGAGGCGGCCCTAGCGGCCATCGGCGAAGACGCGCTCATCATCGCCCCCGACTACGCCCGGGGCCAAGCCCTGCTCTACTACCTCATCGGCTACGGGTGGGGCGAGACGCGCAACCTCCACGCGACCAACATCGGCTGGGTCTGGGGCCGTTTGCGGAGCTACCTCGAGGACGGCGCGCCGCTCCCCACCCTCGGGCGGCGGGGTCCGCAAGCGGGCCTAGCGCTCTACGCTTTTCCCTGCCAACGCGGCCTTTTCGAGGCTGCCGGCCTTATGGTCACGCGCCCCGCCGACCACCTCCCCGCCCTCTGCCGCCTGGAGGCCGCTTTTTAA
- a CDS encoding type II toxin-antitoxin system VapC family toxin, which translates to MGFSRRFIGLFVSWVLYHAAARDLFGRLEADAVPVFLAYPALLETHRLMLSRGDAARARGRILTLKERAPVHYPGAADGEAALSSLKRFESQRISLTDATLAAMAVRLGLQVVTFDRQHSGLMGSEVYG; encoded by the coding sequence ATGGGCTTCTCCAGACGGTTCATAGGGCTTTTCGTTTCTTGGGTCCTGTATCACGCCGCGGCGCGCGACCTCTTCGGTCGCCTCGAAGCCGACGCCGTGCCGGTGTTTCTCGCCTACCCCGCGCTGCTAGAGACGCACCGGCTGATGCTTAGCCGCGGCGACGCGGCGCGGGCGCGCGGGCGCATTTTGACCCTCAAGGAGCGTGCGCCGGTGCATTATCCAGGAGCGGCGGACGGCGAGGCGGCGTTGTCGAGCTTGAAGCGTTTTGAAAGTCAGCGCATCTCGCTGACCGACGCTACCCTAGCGGCTATGGCGGTGCGGCTCGGTTTACAGGTGGTGACGTTCGACCGGCAGCACTCCGGCCTGATGGGGAGTGAAGTCTATGGGTAG
- a CDS encoding helicase-related protein: MDVTASLTDQRVNDPLWPEAVRIIRISKLGARFEVLAEGLQTQSLHKRLLDGAHLERLAAGLGQRITFQADPELYALGVEAQRIRLGHTFDPFFAVSTSRIDPLPHQLEAVYGTLLQKPRIRFLLADDPGAGKTVMAGLLLKELKYRGLVERVLIVTPANLTDQWRREIKDKFGERFEVMNRNTVTALYDENPWAARPMAITSVDFAKHEAYLQSLEHTTWDLVIVDEAHKLSATRYGHDVKKSMRYRLGEVLAQTSTHLLFLTATPHQGDDEKFRLLLDLLEPDLFATRALLEEAAQEGENPILLRRLKEDMTDFEGKPLFPPRYVHTPEFRLTPSERQLYERVTDYVTKHFKRAWTEGKRNIGLTMTVLQRRLASSTYAIASSLDRRYRRLLTLRDEVSRVHTDPLWNLTDEELEDLPEEERWELENALAERLTLADNLPDLEREIRELKELSETATLLARLEQDRKLTELQKILQSLPNGEKLLIFTEHKDTLTFIMRVLGKRGYTATSIDGSMRLEERIAAERAFRDSCRVMVATEAAGEGINLQFCSVMVNYDIPWNPTRLEQRMGRVHRYGQRYDVRIYNLVAQGTREGDVLGRLLTKLEAMREQLGSDRVYDVVGELLRDVNLERLIADHLLGRKSLAEIQAMVEARLSPERVAHIKDITLEALAKRELDLSRLREQKRDSEVHRLQPEYIDRFFRQAFTRLGGVIERRQDGLLRLRVPYELRQACEGVQSEYLRATFNPKDATDAEFIAPGHALFDAVLERTLKDATPAMQQGAAFALPQAAVPGLLAHFELTVRDGTGAVVSKRLAACLEGAELRTVPARVLVDAAPGEAPEDATGADEAKERLRDWVHDHLLDGYLSEVTESRLREVGIRRKYGTRSLQHLLRESTRKLTQYKVKQRSGEDMALATLQEERRQTQLKERLTSLEARLSQEENLNPEPAELLALAYVHPPAALDAVDEDDPQVRRQVELAAMRVALDYERQRGQEPQDVSAENVGYDIESPDRAIEVKGRAGTGAVVLTPNEWIVAGRLEDLYYLYIVTDALSSPKLHIVRDPVNNLSAVEEVGVVRLLVPQASWRAVAEEI, encoded by the coding sequence GTGGACGTCACGGCGAGCCTAACAGACCAGCGGGTAAACGATCCGCTCTGGCCCGAAGCCGTTCGTATCATCAGAATCAGCAAGCTGGGCGCGCGCTTTGAAGTGCTGGCCGAAGGGCTGCAGACACAGAGCCTACATAAGCGCCTCTTAGACGGCGCGCACTTGGAGCGCCTCGCCGCGGGCTTGGGCCAGCGCATCACCTTCCAGGCCGATCCTGAGCTCTATGCGTTGGGGGTGGAAGCGCAGCGGATCCGGCTGGGCCACACCTTCGACCCCTTTTTCGCGGTCTCCACCAGCCGCATCGATCCGCTGCCGCACCAGCTCGAGGCCGTCTACGGCACCCTGCTGCAGAAGCCCCGCATCCGCTTCCTCTTGGCCGACGACCCCGGCGCAGGCAAGACGGTGATGGCTGGCCTGCTCCTCAAGGAGCTGAAGTACCGCGGCTTAGTCGAGCGGGTGCTTATCGTGACGCCCGCCAACCTCACCGACCAGTGGCGGCGGGAGATAAAGGACAAGTTCGGCGAGCGCTTCGAGGTCATGAACCGCAACACCGTCACCGCGCTCTACGACGAGAACCCCTGGGCGGCCAGGCCGATGGCGATAACCAGCGTGGACTTCGCCAAGCATGAAGCCTACTTGCAGAGCTTAGAGCACACCACTTGGGACTTGGTCATCGTGGACGAAGCACACAAGCTCTCCGCCACCCGCTACGGCCACGACGTCAAGAAGTCCATGCGCTACCGGCTCGGTGAGGTTTTGGCGCAGACCAGCACCCACCTGCTTTTCCTCACCGCCACCCCGCACCAAGGTGACGACGAAAAGTTCCGCCTGCTCCTAGACCTTTTAGAGCCCGACCTCTTCGCCACCAGGGCTCTTCTGGAGGAAGCGGCGCAGGAGGGCGAGAACCCGATCCTGTTACGGCGCCTCAAAGAGGACATGACGGACTTCGAGGGCAAGCCGCTCTTCCCGCCAAGGTACGTGCACACGCCAGAGTTTCGCCTCACGCCGAGCGAGCGGCAGCTTTACGAACGGGTCACGGACTACGTCACAAAACACTTCAAGCGCGCCTGGACGGAAGGCAAGCGCAACATCGGCCTCACCATGACCGTCTTACAGCGCCGTCTGGCTTCGTCTACCTACGCCATCGCTTCCTCGCTGGACAGGCGTTACCGCCGCCTCCTGACCCTACGGGACGAGGTGAGCCGCGTCCACACCGACCCGCTCTGGAACCTTACCGACGAGGAGCTCGAGGACCTGCCCGAAGAGGAACGCTGGGAACTCGAGAACGCCCTAGCCGAGCGCCTGACGTTAGCGGATAACCTGCCCGACCTGGAGCGGGAGATTCGGGAGCTAAAGGAACTAAGCGAAACGGCCACGCTGCTGGCGCGGCTGGAGCAAGACCGCAAGCTCACGGAGCTACAGAAGATTCTGCAGAGCCTACCCAATGGCGAGAAGCTCCTTATCTTCACCGAGCACAAGGACACGCTGACCTTCATCATGCGGGTGCTGGGAAAGCGAGGTTACACTGCTACCTCCATCGACGGCTCCATGAGATTGGAGGAGCGTATCGCCGCCGAGCGGGCGTTCAGGGACAGCTGCCGCGTGATGGTGGCGACCGAAGCGGCGGGCGAGGGCATCAACCTGCAGTTCTGTTCGGTGATGGTCAACTACGACATCCCCTGGAACCCAACGCGCCTAGAGCAGCGCATGGGCCGCGTTCACCGCTACGGACAGCGGTACGACGTGCGCATCTACAACCTGGTGGCTCAGGGTACGCGCGAAGGCGACGTGCTGGGCCGCCTCTTGACCAAGCTAGAGGCCATGCGCGAGCAACTCGGCTCGGACCGGGTCTACGACGTGGTGGGCGAACTCCTGCGGGATGTGAACTTAGAGAGACTCATCGCCGACCACCTGCTGGGCCGCAAGTCCTTAGCGGAGATTCAGGCGATGGTGGAAGCGCGCTTAAGCCCGGAGCGGGTAGCGCACATCAAGGACATCACCTTGGAGGCGCTCGCTAAGCGGGAGCTCGACCTCTCTAGGCTTAGGGAGCAGAAGCGCGACTCGGAGGTACACCGCCTGCAGCCGGAGTACATCGACCGCTTCTTCCGCCAGGCTTTCACCCGCCTTGGTGGGGTGATTGAGAGGCGGCAGGATGGCCTCTTGCGCCTGCGCGTGCCTTACGAGCTGAGGCAAGCGTGCGAGGGCGTGCAGAGCGAGTACCTGCGGGCTACTTTCAACCCCAAGGACGCAACGGACGCGGAGTTCATCGCACCAGGGCATGCCCTTTTCGACGCGGTGCTCGAGCGCACCCTCAAGGACGCCACCCCCGCCATGCAGCAGGGTGCTGCTTTTGCCCTACCCCAAGCCGCGGTGCCTGGGCTCCTCGCTCACTTCGAGCTGACGGTCCGGGACGGCACGGGCGCGGTGGTGTCCAAGCGGCTGGCAGCCTGCTTGGAGGGCGCAGAACTAAGGACGGTGCCTGCGCGCGTGCTGGTGGACGCCGCACCAGGGGAAGCCCCAGAGGACGCTACCGGCGCGGACGAGGCCAAGGAGCGCCTGCGTGACTGGGTGCACGACCACCTGCTGGACGGCTACCTGAGCGAAGTCACCGAGTCACGCTTGCGTGAGGTGGGCATCCGCCGCAAGTACGGCACCAGGAGCCTGCAGCATCTCCTTCGTGAGTCCACCCGCAAGCTCACCCAGTACAAGGTGAAGCAGCGCAGTGGAGAGGACATGGCGCTCGCCACCTTGCAGGAGGAGCGGCGGCAAACACAGCTCAAGGAGCGGCTAACCAGCTTGGAGGCGCGGCTGTCCCAGGAGGAGAATCTGAACCCTGAGCCTGCCGAGCTTCTGGCGCTCGCCTACGTGCATCCCCCAGCGGCCCTAGACGCGGTAGATGAGGATGACCCGCAGGTGCGCCGCCAGGTGGAGCTGGCCGCCATGAGAGTTGCGCTGGACTACGAGCGGCAGCGGGGACAGGAACCGCAGGACGTGAGCGCCGAAAACGTTGGTTACGACATCGAATCCCCCGACCGTGCCATCGAGGTCAAAGGACGGGCTGGCACTGGGGCGGTGGTGCTTACGCCCAACGAATGGATCGTGGCGGGACGGCTTGAGGACCTCTACTATCTCTACATCGTCACCGACGCGCTCTCTAGCCCCAAACTGCACATTGTCCGTGACCCCGTGAACAACCTCTCTGCGGTGGAGGAGGTTGGGGTAGTCAGGCTCCTGGTGCCGCAGGCGTCATGGCGGGCGGTGGCAGAAGAAATCTAA
- a CDS encoding type II toxin-antitoxin system Phd/YefM family antitoxin has protein sequence MLEVTVAEAKAKLSEIIKRVEEGEQVTITRRGKPVARLSATQAPKKPLPSRAEFREKHGNIKTSAVEDLIAMREEYRY, from the coding sequence ATGCTAGAAGTCACCGTGGCGGAAGCCAAAGCCAAACTGAGCGAAATCATCAAGCGCGTCGAAGAAGGCGAGCAGGTCACCATCACCCGCAGGGGAAAACCCGTGGCGCGCCTCAGCGCCACCCAAGCACCCAAAAAGCCTTTGCCTTCACGCGCCGAATTTCGGGAAAAGCACGGCAACATCAAGACGAGTGCCGTTGAAGACCTTATTGCGATGCGTGAAGAGTACCGCTACTAG
- a CDS encoding type II toxin-antitoxin system VapC family toxin, which yields MIYLDTSFLIPYYLKESSSKAVELVLQAAPVGSLAVSTWTRVEFISTVARKVRMKELTKGNATAHAQALEHDLQDGFQLLPCTTADFELSGQLLLLDPALGLRGPDALHLALARRHEAQIYSLDKTLIHAATALGIPATDANISGEA from the coding sequence GTGATTTACCTCGACACGAGCTTCTTGATTCCCTACTACCTCAAAGAGAGCAGCAGCAAAGCCGTAGAGCTTGTGCTTCAAGCCGCCCCCGTAGGAAGCCTCGCCGTCAGCACCTGGACGCGGGTCGAGTTCATCAGCACCGTTGCGCGCAAGGTTCGCATGAAAGAGCTCACGAAAGGGAACGCTACCGCTCACGCGCAAGCCCTCGAGCACGACCTGCAAGACGGTTTTCAACTACTCCCTTGCACCACCGCCGATTTCGAGCTCTCTGGACAACTGCTCCTCTTAGACCCCGCGCTGGGTCTGCGTGGGCCTGACGCCCTGCACTTAGCCCTGGCTCGCAGGCACGAAGCGCAAATCTACAGCCTGGACAAGACCCTCATTCACGCCGCCACCGCCCTGGGCATTCCCGCGACTGACGCCAACATCTCAGGAGAAGCATGA